The Natribaculum luteum genome contains the following window.
GTCGAGAGCTTGTGCGTCGCCGTCAGCGTCGTACTCGGTTCGTTGAGCATCGGGACGAGCTGGGCGAGCGTGTTCGACAGTCCGAGCTCCTCGCAGGGCTGTTCCGTGTTCGAGAGGAGCATCCGGTTCGCGATTACGTCGACCTCGGGCTCGAGCGTGACGCTGCCGTCTCGAACCCTGATCGTAGTGTTCTCGCTTCGGAGCCACTCCGCGTGATGGCCGAGGTCCTCGACGGCGTTACAGATTGCCTTGCTCTCTTTGCTCGTGTGTAGACTCAATACCCCGACGCGGACGGGATCCTCGGCGGTCATACTCGATAAACTCCCGCCCACCGGAAAAGCGTTGCCAGACCTTTCGCGTCTGGCAGTCACTAGCAGGCGGTTCTTCCGACGTCACGTGAGGGCGGTACGAACTTCCTGGAGGTCGACCAGTCCGCTCGCGACCGCGAGCGTCGCCCACGTCCCCGCACCGAGTCCGATCACGCCGGCCAGCCAGAGCACGTCGGAGACCAGCGGCGTCGCCAGCAGGACGGCGACGGCCATCACACCGGTGATCGCACAGATCCGTTTCACGGACGCCGCGAGCTCCTCGAGCTGCAAGGAGAGTTCCGCGTGGACGACGTAGAAACTCACGCTGGCGTAGATCGAGTGCGTGAGCACCGTCGCGACCGCCGCGCCAACCACTCCGACGATCGGGATGAGAAGGACGTTGAGCCCGAAGTTACTGATCGCGGCGACCCCTTTCGCGAGCGCTCGCTCCCGGGCGCGGCCGAGGTAGTCCAGCCCGTCGGTCGTGACGTTCAGGACCGCCTGCAAGACGACGAACACGGCGAATATCTGCAAGACAGGGACTGCACCGAGGTAGTCGGGTCCGAAGACGAGACGGATGAACGGTCTCGCGACGATTGCCAGGCCGGCAGCCGCGGGAACGTAGAGCAACAACGCGTTGGTGAGTGCGGTCTGGTAGAGCACCCGCGTCTGCTCGAGCTGGTTCGACGCCTTCTGTTCGCCGAAGTTCGGCGAGATCGTAAACCCGAGCGAGGCGGCGGGGGCGAGCACGAAGTCTGTGATCTGCTTTGCCAGCGTGTAGAAGGCGACGGCCACGGGACTCAGGAAGTAGCCGACGAGGACGATGTCGATCTGTTTGTCGATGACGTTCGAACTCCGCGTCGCCGCCAGCGGGACGCTGTACTCGAGCAGCCGTTTGGGGAGCCCCGACTCGAACGTAGGCGCGGCGTCGTACTGCAGGTAGAACCGGTAGTAGAGGACGGCGAGGCCGAACGCGGCGGCGACGGCGTAGCCGACGACGTAGCCGAAGAACGCACCGAGCGCACCGAAACCCAGCAGGACGAACGCGACGGCGAAGACGAGTCGGGTGACGCCGCCGATCGCCTGGACGGCGGCGCTGTAGACGAGTCGGTTGAACCCCTGGAACGCGACCTGCGAGAAGCCGTGGAACGAGGAGGCGGCGATGTAGGCGATCCCAGCCGCGAGAAACGGCGTGGCGTCGGGATTGCCGAGTGCGATCGCGATCCGCTCGTGGAAGATCAACAGGAAGTACGCGACCAGCGCGAGGAGGATCGTTTTGTAGGCGATCGTCGACTGGATCAGGTGTGGGATCTGCCCCGGATCGCGCTCGCGATACACGGCGAAGTACCGCGACGCGGACTTCCCGATGCCGAAGTCCGCAAAGAGCTGGACGATGCTCAGGATCCCGATCGCCCAGAACAGCGACCCGTAGGCGCTCGGCTCGAGGAGGTACCTGGCGAGGACGAACATCAATAGCCCGCTCGAGACCATGTAGACGGCGCGTGCTGCGAGCGTCGCCTTGAACCCGCGAACGATGTGCTCTCGTGTAACCATGTCGTAGGTAGCTCCGAGACGGTGTGCGAGCGAACCGGCCGACCGGCGTATTTACTCGCGAACTAAACGGTTCGGCGGTTGCTGCTCGACTGGCGCACCTGGCAGGTGGACGGATCGACCATTTGTTATACGGTCCAGACAGCGACGAACGCGACGACTACAGCGAGACCAGTCTCGATCGCCTGCCGATCGTTCCCGAGGCGACGAGACGTCGTGTTCCCGGATCGACTCGTCGTGACCGCGGCCTTCGGCATCGATACGACGGGCTTACGGGGGCC
Protein-coding sequences here:
- a CDS encoding flippase gives rise to the protein MVTREHIVRGFKATLAARAVYMVSSGLLMFVLARYLLEPSAYGSLFWAIGILSIVQLFADFGIGKSASRYFAVYRERDPGQIPHLIQSTIAYKTILLALVAYFLLIFHERIAIALGNPDATPFLAAGIAYIAASSFHGFSQVAFQGFNRLVYSAAVQAIGGVTRLVFAVAFVLLGFGALGAFFGYVVGYAVAAAFGLAVLYYRFYLQYDAAPTFESGLPKRLLEYSVPLAATRSSNVIDKQIDIVLVGYFLSPVAVAFYTLAKQITDFVLAPAASLGFTISPNFGEQKASNQLEQTRVLYQTALTNALLLYVPAAAGLAIVARPFIRLVFGPDYLGAVPVLQIFAVFVVLQAVLNVTTDGLDYLGRARERALAKGVAAISNFGLNVLLIPIVGVVGAAVATVLTHSIYASVSFYVVHAELSLQLEELAASVKRICAITGVMAVAVLLATPLVSDVLWLAGVIGLGAGTWATLAVASGLVDLQEVRTALT